From a single Solenopsis invicta isolate M01_SB chromosome 4, UNIL_Sinv_3.0, whole genome shotgun sequence genomic region:
- the LOC120357604 gene encoding tigger transposable element-derived protein 6-like yields MVRTYKRIIGKGGRATVDLDRLREALKAVTEDHMTLREAANKFKVNYVSIHRRLKFPDTQNKAGRTTALTHSIEIRICKRLIICAEWGYPLTMLELQQLIFQFLADNNIEVPRFTNNIPGTDYLRGFLKRHRDTLTFRLCQNIKRKRAAVNAEIVTEYYDELAKSLKGVPVENIFNYDETNFSDNPSEQNFLCKRKAKYVERIMNNSKTAHSVMFCGNALGQMLPIYVVYKATNMYDSWMSGGPPQTRFNRTKNGWFDKVTFEDWIKTIVIPALRRLDGIKILIGDNLSSHLSLEVIRLCELHYIKFVFLPSNSTHLLQPLDVAVYAPLKHYWRTILTDWKKSSGMIATTVSKSVFPSLLTKLMDKATPTLKANVISGFRKCGIHPLNLTEMLSRLPKAPETPHQNGPNPAQQQKKKQKVAAGKSVSVEDLLNPKAMAELLEPQPSTSGTQQNWNQPKKRGRPKKQQEPAPQASRKSTRARTLRARNVNACLDSDSS; encoded by the exons ATGGTAAGGACGTACAAAAGGATCATCGGCAAAGGAGGCAGAGCGACAGTCGACTTGGATAGGCTACGCGAAGCTCTAAAGGCGGTCACGGAAGACCATATGACACTACGTGAAGCAGCAaacaaatttaaagtaaattacgTTAGCATTCATCGTCGATTAAAATTTCCCGACACACAAAATAAAGCAGGTAGAACCACAGCACTAACACATTCAATTGAGATCAGAATTTGTAAACGTTTGATTATTTGTGCTGAATGGGGATATCCGTTGACAATGTTGGAATTGCAacaattgatttttcaatttctgGCAGATAATAACATCGAAGTACCACGATTTACAAACAACATTCCAGGAACTGACTATTTGCGTGGGTTTTTGAAGCGCCACCGCGACACTCTAACCTTTCGGTTGTgccaaaatattaaaagaaaacgtGCCGCCGTGAACGCAGAGATCGTTACGGAGTATTACGATGAATTAGCCAAATCATTAAAGGGAGTTCCTGTCgaaaacattttcaattatgatgaaacaaatttcagcgATAACCCCAGTGAACAAAATTTCTTGTGCAAACGAAAGGCGAAATACGTTGAAAGAATTATGAACAATTCGAAAACCGCCCACTCAGTAATGTTTTGTGGAAATGCTCTTGGTCAAATGCTGCCGATCTATGTCGTGTATAAGGCTACCAATATGTATGATTCTTGGATGTCAGGTGGGCCTCCACAAACGCGATTTAACCGAACGAAGAATGGATGGTTCGATAAAGTCACCTTCGAAGATTGGATTAAAACTATCGTGATTCCTGCGCTTCGACGCCTTGACGGCATTAAAATTCTAATTGGCGACAATTTGTCGTCTCATTTGTCGCTGGAAGTCATTCGCCTTTGCGAATTgcattacataaaatttgtatttttgccGTCAAATTCCACGCATCTACTGCAGCCATTAGATGTGGCCGTGTATGCGCCATTAAAGCATTACTGGCGTACAATACTCACTGATTGGAAGAAATCGTCTGGGATGATCGCTACTACGGTTTCCAAAAGCGTATTTCCATCGCTTCTCACGAAGCTGATGGACAAAGCGACTCCAACACTTAAGGCAAATGTCATCAGTGGTTTCCGTAAATGCGGCATACATCCACTGAATTTAACAGAGATGTTGAGCCGTCTGCCAAAAGCGCCTGAAACTCCGCACCAGAACGGACCAAAC CCTGCACAGCAacaaaaaaagaagcaaaaagtCGCTGCGGGCAAAAGTGTTTCTGTCGAAGATTTGTTAAATCCAAAAGCGATGGCCGAGTTGCTGGAACCGCAGCCATCAACCTCTGGCACTCAACAGAACTGGAACCAACCTAAGAAGCGTGGAAGACCGAAAAAACAGCAAGAACCAGCTCCACAGGCTTCCAGAAAATCAACCAGAGCTCGAACATTGAGAGCAAGAAACGTGAACGCTTGTTTGGACTCCGATTCATCATAG